In one window of Caenimonas aquaedulcis DNA:
- a CDS encoding 3-hydroxybutyryl-CoA dehydrogenase: MDIRTVGIIGAGTMGNGIAQACAVAGLKAVMVDIDEAAVARGVATVSGSLDRLVKKDKLTAADKDAALARIQGSTRYEDLQSAQLVIEAATENHALKMKILKQVDSLVAPEVILASNTSSISITKLAAATSRADRFIGMHFFNPVPMMALVEIIRGLATSDATHDAVKALAVSLGKSPITVKNAPGFVVNRILVPMINEAFFVLGEGLATAEDIDAGMKLGCNQPIGPLALADMIGLDVCLAVMEVYLAEYGDSKYRPCPLLREMVAAGRLGRKTGRGVYSY, from the coding sequence ATGGACATTCGAACAGTGGGCATCATCGGCGCGGGCACCATGGGCAACGGCATCGCGCAGGCCTGCGCGGTCGCGGGCCTGAAGGCCGTCATGGTCGACATCGACGAGGCGGCCGTGGCCCGGGGCGTGGCCACGGTCTCGGGCAGCCTCGACCGGCTCGTCAAGAAGGACAAGCTTACCGCCGCGGACAAGGACGCCGCGCTCGCGCGCATCCAGGGCAGCACGCGCTACGAGGACCTGCAGTCCGCGCAGCTCGTGATCGAGGCCGCCACCGAGAACCACGCGCTCAAGATGAAGATCCTGAAGCAGGTCGACAGCCTCGTCGCGCCGGAGGTCATCCTGGCGTCGAACACGTCGTCGATCTCCATCACCAAGCTGGCCGCCGCCACCTCCCGCGCCGACCGCTTCATCGGCATGCACTTCTTCAACCCCGTGCCGATGATGGCGCTGGTGGAGATCATCCGCGGCCTCGCGACGAGCGACGCCACGCACGATGCGGTGAAGGCCCTGGCCGTCTCCCTGGGCAAGTCGCCCATCACCGTGAAGAACGCGCCGGGCTTCGTCGTCAACCGCATCCTGGTGCCGATGATCAACGAGGCCTTCTTCGTGCTGGGCGAGGGGCTCGCGACGGCCGAGGACATCGACGCGGGCATGAAGCTCGGCTGCAACCAGCCGATCGGCCCGCTCGCCCTGGCCGACATGATCGGCCTGGACGTGTGCCTGGCCGTCATGGAGGTCTACCTCGCCGAATACGGCGACTCCAAGTACCGCCCCTGCCCGCTGCTGCGCGAGATGGTGGCCGCCGGGCGGCTCGGCAGAAAAACCGGTCGCGGCGTTTACAGCTACTGA
- a CDS encoding GMC family oxidoreductase has product MTAEYDYIIVGGGSAGCVLAARLSEDPQVRVALLEAGPPDDSVLIHCPGGLAVLAKNGQANWAFQTVPQPGLNGRRGYQPRGKVLGGSSSVNAMIYARGHRSDYDHWAALGNEGWSWSDVLPYFRRAEHNERGADEFHGTGGPLNVMDLRSPNRWGPEFVKAAVQAGFPANTDFNGPQQEGVGMYQVTHKGGERFSAAKAYLAPNRARPNLHVITGAHTTRVLFTGKRATGVAYLRAGQPAELRARREVLLCAGAITSPQLLMLSGVGPASHLRDKGVSVVHDLPGVGRNLHDHPDVVMVVDAPKLKDLFGLSPGGVLRLIEGVFEWRAHRTGMLTTNFAEAGGFIKSDPAEPAPDLQLHFVIGKLVDHGRKTVFGHGYSCHVCLLRPKSRGSVQLASNDPLAAPLIDPDFLGDPDDLRLLVKGFRIMRGILGQPALAAHGGREHERSANARTDAQLEQFVRNHADTIYHPVGTCRMGGDGMAVVDARLRVHGLEGLRVVDASIMPRIVGGNTNAPVIMIAEKAADMIKADARTAQRDAVHTDPASIAPAAPLKETLGIA; this is encoded by the coding sequence ATGACAGCGGAATACGACTACATCATCGTGGGCGGCGGCTCGGCGGGCTGCGTGCTCGCCGCGCGCCTGTCCGAAGACCCGCAGGTGCGGGTGGCGCTGCTGGAAGCGGGCCCGCCCGACGACAGCGTGCTGATCCACTGTCCCGGCGGCCTGGCGGTGCTCGCGAAAAACGGGCAGGCGAACTGGGCGTTCCAGACGGTGCCGCAGCCGGGCCTGAACGGCCGGCGGGGCTACCAGCCGCGCGGCAAGGTGCTGGGCGGCTCGAGCTCGGTCAACGCCATGATCTACGCGCGCGGCCACCGCAGCGATTACGACCACTGGGCCGCGCTCGGCAACGAGGGCTGGTCGTGGAGCGACGTGCTGCCGTATTTCAGGCGCGCGGAACACAACGAGCGCGGCGCGGACGAGTTCCACGGCACGGGCGGCCCGCTCAACGTGATGGACCTGCGCAGCCCCAACCGCTGGGGCCCCGAATTCGTGAAGGCGGCGGTGCAGGCGGGTTTTCCGGCCAACACCGATTTCAACGGCCCGCAGCAGGAGGGCGTGGGCATGTACCAGGTGACGCACAAGGGCGGCGAGCGCTTCAGCGCCGCCAAGGCCTACCTCGCGCCCAACCGCGCGCGTCCCAACCTGCACGTGATCACCGGCGCGCACACCACGCGCGTGCTCTTCACGGGCAAGCGCGCGACGGGCGTGGCCTACCTGCGGGCCGGGCAGCCCGCCGAGCTGCGGGCCCGGCGCGAAGTGCTGCTGTGCGCCGGCGCGATCACCTCGCCCCAGCTGCTGATGCTCTCGGGCGTGGGCCCGGCCTCGCACCTGCGGGACAAGGGCGTGTCGGTCGTGCACGACCTGCCCGGCGTCGGGCGCAACCTGCACGACCATCCCGACGTCGTGATGGTGGTCGACGCGCCGAAGCTCAAGGACCTGTTCGGCCTGTCGCCGGGCGGCGTGCTGCGGCTGATCGAGGGCGTCTTCGAATGGCGCGCCCATCGCACGGGCATGCTCACCACCAACTTCGCGGAGGCGGGCGGTTTCATCAAGAGCGACCCGGCCGAGCCCGCGCCCGACCTGCAGCTGCACTTCGTCATCGGCAAGCTGGTGGACCACGGCCGCAAGACGGTGTTCGGCCACGGCTACTCCTGCCACGTATGCCTGCTGCGCCCGAAGAGCCGCGGCAGCGTGCAACTCGCGAGCAACGACCCGCTCGCGGCGCCGCTCATCGACCCCGATTTCCTGGGCGATCCGGACGACCTGCGGTTGCTGGTCAAGGGCTTTCGCATCATGCGCGGCATCCTCGGGCAGCCGGCCCTGGCCGCGCATGGCGGGCGCGAGCACGAGCGCTCGGCCAACGCGCGCACGGATGCGCAGCTCGAGCAGTTCGTGCGCAACCACGCCGACACGATCTACCACCCGGTGGGCACCTGCCGCATGGGCGGCGACGGCATGGCCGTGGTGGACGCGCGGCTGCGCGTGCACGGCCTCGAGGGCCTGCGCGTGGTGGACGCGAGCATCATGCCGCGCATCGTGGGCGGCAACACCAATGCGCCCGTGATCATGATCGCGGAGAAGGCGGCCGACATGATCAAGGCGGACGCGCGCACCGCGCAGCGTGATGCAGTTCACACGGATCCCGCGTCTATTGCACCGGCGGCGCCGCTTAAGGAAACTTTAGGGATTGCTTAA
- a CDS encoding hemerythrin domain-containing protein, whose protein sequence is MKNDANELRQVAATQAPRHDIYAGIHKAIRALMADTLLAVGRMDSTDELEVAQVTQRVLELLDFCTSHLGHENEYLHTAIEARAAGASERIAHEHVEHEAHIAALGRSVAALRATPADSRAGAALDLYRQLSLFVAENYQHMYVEETAHNAVLWARYTDAELEGIHHRLVASIPPAEMMFGMRWLVPFMNPQERAGLLSDVQRNAPPPAFQAILDTVRPHLAEAEWAKLAASLQLAQPA, encoded by the coding sequence ATGAAGAACGACGCCAACGAACTGCGGCAGGTCGCCGCGACGCAGGCCCCACGCCACGACATCTACGCCGGCATCCACAAGGCCATCCGCGCCCTCATGGCCGACACCCTGCTCGCGGTCGGCCGCATGGACAGCACCGACGAGCTGGAAGTCGCGCAGGTGACGCAGCGCGTGCTCGAGCTGCTGGACTTCTGCACGTCCCACCTGGGCCACGAGAACGAGTACCTGCACACCGCCATCGAGGCGCGCGCGGCGGGTGCGAGCGAGCGCATCGCGCACGAGCACGTCGAACACGAGGCGCACATCGCCGCCCTGGGCCGCAGCGTCGCCGCGCTGCGCGCGACGCCGGCCGATTCGCGCGCGGGGGCCGCGCTGGACCTGTATCGCCAGCTCTCGCTCTTCGTGGCGGAGAACTACCAGCACATGTACGTCGAAGAGACGGCGCACAACGCGGTGCTGTGGGCGCGCTACACCGACGCCGAGCTGGAAGGCATCCACCACCGGCTGGTCGCCTCGATCCCGCCCGCGGAAATGATGTTCGGCATGCGCTGGCTCGTGCCCTTCATGAACCCGCAGGAGCGCGCCGGCCTGCTGTCGGACGTGCAGCGCAATGCGCCGCCGCCGGCGTTCCAGGCGATCCTGGACACGGTGCGCCCCCACCTCGCCGAAGCGGAGTGGGCGAAGCTCGCGGCGAGCCTGCAGCTCGCGCAGCCGGCCTAA
- a CDS encoding GAF domain-containing protein produces MSEPQLGDIRICLEGVIPAVMATCAADGMPNVAYISQVYYVDERHVALSFQFFNKTRQNILANPRASVQLIHPQTAAFYRLHIRYLRTETQGPLFEGMKAQLAGIASHTGMQGVFRLLGSDVYEVERIEAVPGAPLPLPAPRSGMLAAVRRCSERLARCASLDEALNAVLATLTDFMGVEHGMVLMLDDAAQRLYTVASCGYATSGVGSEVLMGEGVIGVAARERTPVRVSHMTNAYLYSQAMRSSFEANIPDLEAVTQIPYPGLAEPHSQLAVPVMSAGKVLGVLFVESPHDLQFGFEDEDMLVAVAGHLGATIDLMQATTDAPEAAPPAIAPSPAAGAPLQLRHYASNDSVFVGDTYLIKGVAGAILWKLLNDHRREGRTEFSNRELRLDASIGLPDVSDNLEARLVLLRRRLEEHGGDIRIEKTGRGRFRLDLARPVVLTESS; encoded by the coding sequence ATGAGCGAGCCGCAACTCGGCGACATCCGCATCTGCCTGGAAGGCGTGATCCCGGCGGTGATGGCCACCTGCGCCGCCGACGGGATGCCCAACGTCGCGTACATCTCTCAGGTGTACTACGTGGACGAGCGGCACGTCGCGCTGTCCTTCCAGTTCTTCAACAAGACGCGGCAGAACATCCTGGCCAACCCGCGCGCATCGGTCCAGCTCATCCACCCGCAGACCGCCGCCTTCTATCGCCTGCACATCCGCTACCTGCGCACCGAAACGCAGGGACCCCTGTTCGAGGGGATGAAGGCGCAGCTGGCAGGCATCGCGTCGCACACCGGCATGCAGGGCGTGTTCCGCCTGCTCGGCTCCGACGTGTACGAAGTGGAGCGGATCGAAGCCGTTCCGGGCGCGCCGCTGCCCCTGCCGGCGCCGCGCAGCGGCATGCTGGCCGCCGTGCGCCGCTGCAGCGAGCGCCTCGCGCGCTGCGCATCGCTCGACGAAGCGCTCAATGCCGTGCTCGCGACGCTCACGGACTTCATGGGCGTGGAGCACGGCATGGTGCTCATGCTCGACGACGCCGCGCAGCGCCTGTACACCGTCGCAAGCTGCGGCTACGCGACCTCCGGCGTGGGCTCTGAAGTGCTGATGGGCGAAGGCGTGATCGGCGTCGCCGCGCGCGAACGCACGCCGGTGCGCGTCTCGCACATGACCAACGCGTACCTGTACAGCCAGGCGATGCGCAGCAGCTTCGAAGCGAACATCCCGGACCTGGAAGCCGTGACGCAGATCCCGTATCCCGGCCTGGCCGAGCCGCACAGCCAGCTCGCGGTGCCGGTGATGTCCGCAGGCAAGGTGCTGGGCGTGCTGTTCGTCGAAAGCCCGCACGACCTGCAGTTCGGCTTCGAGGACGAGGACATGCTGGTGGCGGTGGCCGGCCACCTGGGCGCGACCATCGACCTCATGCAGGCGACGACCGACGCGCCCGAGGCGGCGCCGCCCGCCATCGCGCCCTCCCCCGCCGCCGGCGCGCCGCTGCAGCTGCGCCATTACGCGAGCAACGACAGCGTCTTCGTCGGCGACACCTACCTCATCAAGGGCGTGGCGGGCGCGATCCTGTGGAAGCTCCTGAACGACCACCGGCGCGAGGGACGCACGGAATTTTCGAATCGCGAATTGCGCCTCGACGCGTCCATCGGCCTGCCCGACGTCAGCGACAACCTCGAGGCGCGGCTCGTGCTGCTGCGCCGCCGGCTCGAGGAACACGGCGGCGACATCCGCATCGAGAAGACCGGGCGCGGGCGCTTCCGCCTGGACCTCGCCCGGCCCGTGGTGCTCACCGAATCCAGTTAG
- a CDS encoding pyridoxamine 5'-phosphate oxidase family protein has translation MPTPQLPSEVLAMMRRGVSAIVASRDADLRPSLMRAMATRVGEDGAGITVYLARSQAGQVLQDIAANGHIAVVFSEPSTHRTVQVKATRVQVRQAGASDEAAVARYLASMERELAHVYIPAPLTRAMLACRLEDLVAVSFVPEYAFDQTPGPQAGTRLPGMRA, from the coding sequence ATGCCCACGCCCCAGCTTCCGTCCGAGGTGCTCGCGATGATGCGGCGCGGCGTGTCGGCCATCGTCGCGTCGCGCGACGCCGACCTGCGGCCGAGCTTGATGCGCGCCATGGCCACCCGGGTGGGCGAAGACGGCGCCGGTATCACCGTCTACCTGGCGCGCAGCCAGGCGGGACAGGTGCTGCAGGACATCGCGGCCAACGGGCACATCGCCGTCGTGTTCAGCGAGCCTTCCACGCATCGCACCGTGCAGGTCAAGGCCACGCGCGTGCAGGTGCGGCAGGCCGGGGCATCCGACGAAGCGGCGGTCGCGCGTTACCTCGCCTCCATGGAGCGGGAGCTGGCCCACGTCTACATCCCGGCGCCGCTCACGCGCGCGATGCTCGCCTGCCGGCTGGAGGATCTCGTGGCGGTGAGCTTCGTGCCCGAGTACGCCTTCGACCAGACCCCCGGGCCGCAGGCCGGCACGCGCCTGCCGGGGATGCGCGCATGA
- the asd gene encoding archaetidylserine decarboxylase (Phosphatidylserine decarboxylase is synthesized as a single chain precursor. Generation of the pyruvoyl active site from a Ser is coupled to cleavage of a Gly-Ser bond between the larger (beta) and smaller (alpha chains). It is an integral membrane protein.), with amino-acid sequence MTTRLAVAPQYLLPKRWLTVFAGWVASWHGGPITHRIIRNFIRKYGVNMEEAADPRVESYASFNEFFTRPLKEGARPIADAPFVCPVDAAISQFGPIEHDQIFQAKGHSYSTRALVGGDQALAHQFNHGHFATLYLAPKDYHRIHMPCEGRLTRMIYIPGDLFSVNPLTARHVPSLFARNERVVCVFDTAFGPFVNVLVGATIVGSVETVWHGVVNPPRTRDIREWRYDDQNIVLAKGAEMGRFLLGSTVVMLFTKNVIAFHKDWEPTRPVRLGEPMGDASGGG; translated from the coding sequence GTGACCACCCGCCTGGCCGTCGCGCCGCAATACCTCCTGCCCAAGCGCTGGCTCACCGTGTTCGCAGGTTGGGTGGCGAGCTGGCACGGCGGGCCGATCACGCATCGCATCATCCGCAACTTCATCAGGAAATACGGCGTCAACATGGAGGAGGCGGCCGACCCGCGTGTCGAGAGCTACGCGAGCTTCAATGAGTTCTTCACCCGCCCCCTGAAGGAAGGCGCGCGCCCGATCGCCGACGCGCCCTTCGTCTGCCCGGTGGACGCCGCGATCAGCCAGTTCGGCCCGATCGAGCACGACCAGATCTTCCAGGCCAAGGGCCACAGCTATTCGACACGCGCGCTCGTCGGCGGCGACCAGGCGCTCGCGCACCAGTTCAACCACGGCCACTTCGCCACGCTCTACCTCGCGCCCAAGGACTACCACCGCATCCACATGCCCTGCGAGGGCCGGCTGACGCGGATGATCTACATCCCCGGCGACCTGTTCTCCGTGAACCCGCTGACGGCGCGCCACGTGCCCAGCCTGTTCGCGCGCAACGAGCGGGTGGTGTGCGTGTTCGACACCGCCTTCGGCCCCTTCGTCAACGTGCTCGTCGGCGCGACCATCGTGGGCAGCGTGGAGACGGTGTGGCACGGCGTGGTGAACCCGCCGCGCACGCGCGACATCCGCGAGTGGCGCTACGACGACCAGAACATCGTGCTCGCCAAGGGCGCCGAGATGGGGCGCTTCCTGCTCGGCTCGACCGTGGTCATGCTCTTCACGAAGAACGTGATCGCCTTCCACAAGGACTGGGAGCCGACGCGGCCCGTGCGGCTCGGCGAGCCGATGGGCGACGCGTCGGGCGGCGGCTAG
- a CDS encoding DUF3455 domain-containing protein translates to MKLQATVLSCALAVLASGCAQTPPALQPSQAELPLLTLQAAGTQQYECRGAANGPQWTFVAPEADLYDATGERVGHHFAGPTWELRDGSRVTATVSARHQPKGADSIPWLLLAARHADTPDKLSAVTSIQRLDTVGGAAPAQGCTSATIGAVTRVPYAARYVFFARRGA, encoded by the coding sequence ATGAAACTCCAAGCCACCGTCCTGTCCTGCGCACTCGCCGTCCTCGCGTCGGGCTGCGCGCAGACGCCGCCCGCGCTCCAGCCATCGCAGGCCGAGCTCCCGCTGCTCACGCTGCAGGCCGCCGGCACGCAGCAGTACGAATGCCGCGGCGCGGCGAACGGCCCGCAATGGACGTTCGTCGCACCAGAAGCGGACCTCTACGACGCGACCGGCGAACGCGTCGGCCATCACTTCGCCGGGCCCACCTGGGAGCTGCGCGACGGCAGCCGCGTCACGGCGACCGTGTCCGCGCGCCACCAGCCGAAGGGAGCGGATTCGATCCCCTGGCTGCTCCTCGCGGCGCGCCACGCCGACACGCCGGACAAGCTGTCCGCCGTCACCAGCATCCAGCGGCTGGACACGGTGGGCGGCGCCGCGCCGGCGCAGGGCTGCACGTCCGCCACGATCGGCGCGGTGACGCGCGTGCCGTACGCGGCGCGCTATGTGTTCTTCGCGCGCAGGGGCGCCTAG
- a CDS encoding class I SAM-dependent methyltransferase, whose translation MTTLTHAIPSPHFAAIKAKQQATWASGDFAVIGTTLQIVGEDLAEAVDLRAGERVIDVAAGNGNATLAAARRFAQVTSTDYVPELLQKGAARAAAEGLSVYFKTADAEDLPFEEESFDVALSTFGVMFAPDAHRCASELVRVVRRGGRIGLASWTPSGFLGDLFKVVGSFVPPPAGVASPMQWGDEARIEALFAPHGRIDMRRRIFNFRYVSAAHWVQVFRDFYGPTHKAFAALDEGGQRKLNDALTDLLERANVGGPASLVVPAEYLEVVVTLD comes from the coding sequence ATGACCACTCTCACACATGCCATTCCTTCCCCCCACTTCGCCGCCATCAAGGCGAAGCAGCAAGCCACCTGGGCCAGCGGCGATTTCGCCGTGATCGGCACCACCCTGCAGATCGTCGGCGAGGACCTCGCCGAAGCCGTCGACCTGCGCGCCGGCGAGCGCGTGATCGACGTCGCGGCCGGCAACGGCAATGCGACGCTCGCCGCCGCGCGCCGCTTCGCGCAGGTCACTTCCACCGACTACGTGCCCGAGCTGCTGCAAAAGGGCGCCGCCCGCGCCGCCGCCGAAGGACTGTCGGTGTACTTCAAGACGGCCGATGCCGAAGACCTGCCTTTCGAGGAAGAGAGCTTCGACGTGGCGCTCTCGACCTTCGGCGTCATGTTCGCGCCCGACGCGCACCGCTGCGCCTCCGAGCTCGTGCGCGTCGTGCGCCGCGGCGGCCGCATCGGCCTCGCGAGCTGGACGCCGTCGGGCTTCCTGGGCGACCTGTTCAAGGTGGTCGGCAGCTTCGTGCCGCCGCCCGCCGGCGTGGCCTCCCCCATGCAGTGGGGCGACGAAGCGCGCATCGAGGCGCTGTTCGCGCCGCACGGCCGCATCGACATGCGGCGGCGCATCTTCAACTTCCGCTACGTCTCGGCCGCGCACTGGGTGCAGGTGTTCCGCGACTTCTACGGCCCCACGCACAAGGCCTTCGCGGCGCTCGACGAAGGCGGTCAGCGCAAGCTGAACGATGCGCTGACCGACCTGCTGGAGCGCGCGAACGTCGGCGGGCCGGCGTCGCTGGTCGTGCCGGCCGAGTACCTCGAAGTCGTCGTGACGCTGGATTGA
- a CDS encoding alpha/beta fold hydrolase, protein MTAAPPPQDDRATVVLLHSSAGSPRQWQELVEELRRDFRVLAVEFHGHGMRPDWPHERRMTLADDAGLVLPLLEMVGGAHVVGHSYGAAVALKLACMRPLLVHSVAAYEPVLFRLLIDDTAHPQAGADVLRTAASMRDRLKAGQPAQAARLFIDFWSGAGAWQSLDGKAQRSIEARMPSVIRHFEALFAEPFPREQLAHMAMPMLLLSGSRTVEAARRVARLLRAALPLAEHQELPGMGHMGPVTHAKAVNERIRQFLRPHARFASTSVLPGRALTSLPDQPSTS, encoded by the coding sequence ATGACCGCCGCGCCGCCCCCGCAGGACGACCGGGCGACCGTCGTCCTGCTGCACTCCAGCGCGGGGTCGCCCCGGCAGTGGCAGGAACTCGTCGAGGAGCTGCGCCGCGACTTTCGCGTGCTCGCCGTCGAGTTCCACGGCCACGGCATGCGCCCGGACTGGCCGCACGAGCGCCGCATGACGCTCGCGGACGACGCCGGGCTCGTGCTGCCCCTGCTGGAAATGGTGGGCGGCGCGCATGTCGTGGGCCACTCGTACGGCGCGGCGGTGGCGCTCAAGCTCGCGTGCATGCGCCCGCTGCTCGTGCACAGCGTCGCGGCCTACGAGCCCGTGCTCTTTCGCCTGCTGATCGACGACACCGCGCACCCGCAGGCCGGGGCCGACGTGCTGCGCACCGCCGCCTCGATGCGCGACCGCCTGAAGGCCGGGCAGCCGGCGCAGGCCGCGCGCCTGTTCATCGACTTCTGGTCCGGCGCGGGTGCGTGGCAGTCGCTCGACGGCAAGGCGCAGCGCTCCATCGAGGCGCGCATGCCCAGCGTGATCCGCCACTTCGAAGCGCTGTTCGCCGAGCCCTTCCCGCGCGAGCAGCTCGCCCACATGGCGATGCCCATGCTCCTGCTGTCCGGCAGCCGCACGGTCGAAGCGGCGCGCCGCGTCGCGCGCCTCTTGCGCGCCGCGCTGCCGCTCGCCGAGCACCAGGAGCTGCCCGGCATGGGCCACATGGGTCCCGTCACCCATGCCAAGGCCGTCAACGAACGCATCCGCCAGTTCCTGCGTCCCCATGCGCGCTTCGCCAGCACCTCGGTGCTGCCCGGGCGCGCGCTCACCTCCCTTCCCGACCAACCATCGACATCATGA